The DNA region gtttcaaacgattcagttcgatttggtgaactggttcaaccggttcactaagagctggttaaattgaacgattcattcacaaatcggacatcactaaacacaacacgtttacgtcacccacaaagcggaaggagacaagtGCTGTGTCCGAAATCTcgtactgcaaggagtcagcatagacagtaaaagaagggagtcagcagtgttttgagggcgcgggcaaacgtaaagagaacgtcgtggcgtgtgtccattgcaagatagggctggcataccacaactagggccctatgatttccgcgatgcagtaaacgcggagggaatcgcggaatccagtcataaaaacggaatttacagtttaaagcggaatggcacggaatttgccatattttgaatgaattaatcaaaaataggtcatagCACTTAcgtcaaatcacgatatggactaatatctgtaaatattaagccggaacagtctatttaaatatgaatcctgcatgttctgcgtgtctgtgttaatgaatggagcagaagcgtgtcttcctttatcacacacactgaagcgcgcgtgacactCGCGGTAATTTCTGCGTCTGCTGTCTCattaaataagacgtgaacacatgaacaacatctccagaactgctctgacagtcacttcatgtgcatttgacagtttgatttgagtaaaactagcataaaaaaaatcaaacattatttttaaggtttaatctcacaacatttcttccatgttttatttttaatagtaaatcccctttgtttaccaaaaagttaagttaattttcaatagttaaaagataaattaaattaatgttttatgtgtttaatgtttaatgtgcatcttagaaaaagctttatttaaaaccccaattgaatggcacttaaatgcacttaattcatctgtcaactttgtcatttttcacagtacaagtacagacagagaaacaatgggtaataattaaatgtttatttttgatgtatgcattgcattctatgcatttaaaaaataaaaaaataaattttctaaaaaaagaaaacttagctgttcattttaagagacccaggagtcttattttctcttgcataattaatattacactttaattaagcattatattttatccgattactcaattaatcgatggaatttttggtagaatactcgattactaaaatattcgatagctacagccctagtctaGACATTtggtttgacatctttacttagtgattattttgacatttGTCAGTTCTAGAGACATgctacaactttttgataaacctctcattggttttcttttggaaatgtttaaaatttatactgaatgcatttatgactgtaaagcatgtctgtgtgtgtcaaatcGTAATTAAAATAGGAAtcgcaaattaaataaaaaaatcgtgatgtttttttttgtccatatcgcacagccctagttaaaatgttcagttaaaatgactaatgactaaatattactattatttagtaaaatgtatgtgatactgctactactgttgaaaaaatttatataactttattttttaaagaaataaatcacaacatttcttccatgttttaataccaaatcccctttatttaccaaaaataaaatgtttaaatttcataaattaaaagacattaaatttgggtgaaacaggtttactgtttttcataattatataacttgtagaaaaactttaaaaacaattgtaaataagaatggcattggttttatttttagtgctaaaaagttattttttttaattagcatatttttgtgttttgctttggtaccgaaattggtaccgagaaccgtggattttcactgatatcggtaccgaatactgaaattttggtaccgtgacaacagtatacttgagtagttttttggggaaaaacctatacttttacttcgttactgtgggccacgctcctctAGTTACTTTAtctaaatgcaataaatgttataaatgcttcagtttgatccaaacgcgccgtctacttttctctgggcaatgagcgatgcccattcgcgaatgattcattcttgagtcaattctgttcaaaggcttgatcaaaccaattggctaaccattgaattggttcgtgaatcagtttgaTTGATTCGTTCAGTTCTCTGCCGCGTGCGCTGAGCGTTTGAAATGGTTCACttagagttgtaacgtttaagaacagaaagagcgctgAAGACGTGGCttgatctgcactgaattgaaagcaaatctttctgcactgaattgaattgaaatatctgcaaaggctattatttgcttgcgatgaagatctgtattggataaacaccacgtgcgctgtctacggttcaacaggtataacttgggctacactcgattacaatacacgataccactatggcattagtttgttgtacgtgtaacttataacagaggagaaccaagttgaatgcagcttccaaaagacataaaatagccgattaatattttctatatttgatacaatcacaccgtgAGAACTCAGTGAGTTATATcattagctgctaaattcagatctgcgttcgctcgctggcggtgagccagagacagacgcgtttttacagcagtgcgcattataaccaatcacacaagattctgttgagcttattaaagcattggccaatcagaggtgttcagatgagtcatcgctgaaatgccggtgcttccttcacttgcTTACTGACGGAATACCTCTTTCTGACgaattctctcttcagaaacaacaaagtgcagatgtgtgtgtacaaatctgtaaataagatattgatttcacagtgttaacaggtttAGTGATTTTAattggagtttctgagagtgattgatagactgtcagtgaaaataatctttgataatgtaaatgttatttgctctctttctgaacaatgaaagattagcagcagtttttatatcacattgactttaaatgtaaaattcaaatttaatataaagtaagtcgtattaaaaatatgttatggcatgacacctatattacataagtaaacagacagggttttataataaattacataattaggctactttgaccattgcatattataattattaacaatttatgaaaactgagaatccagatatttcattatatagttcatgcttctgggaatatttctaaaaataaaaaataaaaaaaaaataatgcttaataataatttgccaatatgctatGGCTGCtatgtgtcacatgacgacccccctatgcctagacaaaattaataatgatatttccacaatatttacgctggcagaaatatacatttgtttacattttgcagaacagatgaaagaagatccgtcaatgtgcatttggttccttatgttcagatgttcagtaacttagcggttatgttaggagttttcactcttctttttgtcagaggttatttatacatatatataataatacatacttatataatttattttcgtgatgcaaatcagaattttcatcagctgttactccagttttcagagttatgatccttcaaaatataaatctaatatattgatttattaccagtgctggaaaccgttttgctgcttaatatttttttggaacctgtgagatatatatacatacacacatacactacatacattttatctagggctgtgcaaaaaattgaatgcgattttcatgcgcatctcatcagtaaagaggctcctgtgattagaaatatatctccagcacgtgcgtttcgatcagggttgccaggttttcacaacaaatcctgcccagttgcttcttaaaactagtccaaaactagtccaattgcgcttccaggaggttccctgataaaaattgcttcccggggttaagatatacattttttggaagggttgccttggtaaaattcgcattttaggggctaaatatcacgttatttgtattggggttgcttcaaaccgcggacacgaaaaacaatcgcagacttgtcaacactggttcaggtggagcggcagttactacacagagccgtagtctaccgacaactaacacaaaatcgttttcaaaatcgacaaagaatcgcctgcgattttaacatcaaTTTTGTGTAGatttgtcagtgaattacggctcagtgtagtaaatgccaaccaatgtggccaagtctgtggttttttttcatgtccgcgggttgaagcgaccccaatacaaataacgtgatatttagcccctaaaatgcgctctgtgctgctcagtgtagactacaggagcactgagcagcatctctggcagcatagagcgccctctggtggctgtaggcggtaatgttttctcttggttaatttctcttggttcatgtcaaattaattttgataaataagtcgcacctgactataagtcgcaggaccagccaaactatgaaaaaaagtgtgacttatagtctggaaaatacggtattaaCCAATTAAACTTCAACTTTACATTCTTAACtttaatgtagtttttaaatTGCTTAATATTAGCTGTCTATCACCCAGTCAGTGTTTTCCACTGTCAGGTGACAGGGAGCTAACTTCCACTGGGAATGTAAAGGGCTGAAgaagagagaaaataaataactaaaaaagaaACACTGACACATTTCTTATGTGAAACACCTAAAGTTACAAATAATGGTGCTGGTGATAGCGATCATGTGGTGAGTGTTGATCCACCAGCTGTGGATGAGTGGATGAAAGTCTTCAAGTGGCTCTGCTATGTAAATGGTTCTATGCACTGCATTTACCTTAAAGCCTGTGGGACGGAGTTTGCAGGTAACAGCGTTCGTCATCCAATCTACACATTTCGTAATTGTTGTTTTACGATGTGCGGTTTGACATTATAGAGTATTGCAAAATCCAAACGAAACGCCTACAGAGAGTACACGCATACATGACGTGAAATCTATTAGGTTAGATTAGTGCACGTGCGCATTTAGATTGCGTTTTCTttttcattgcatgattctgtctattaaaatgcatcatcaaattcaagatattgggccttttatagaattttatataattaatctaAAAATCAAAACATCtacatgattacaaatgtgatatttatttgtatacagcTGATCAATAAACAAGGTTTATATTAAGGGACATGCGTTTTAGACAttatattgcctgtttttgctctatttcaccAATAAAAACTATTCCAAACagtcacagcactgttttgcgtcCCTGAGCAACCTAAGGGCATTTCGTTCCTGAATGCATCATtgttaaatgattcggttcaatggCAATGACTCACTTTAAAAAGTTACTTGCTGCCACCTGCTCGcggttttattttcacatttaaagtttttaatatttcaaatatcagtattcaatgttttatgtttacacaatactaaaatattatgtatgcatgtgttaaatgcattcatgtcgtTAATTAATCAGTGTGTAAATGCcatttcagatgcagcttctgtgtttcctcagCATTAGAAAGATGCATTTTTGTTGATTGTTACTTTCATTTGCTTGATAATAGCATAAATGTCTTATAATAACTGACCAATTAAACGTTGGTCTTTTTTGATTTGATTCAAATGATAATGCACCCTTTTAGAAAAATGCCTTTAAAGTTGCAATAggtgaccatttttttttttaccacactgaatagtttttttcatttgatataaaaatacataaaatcagtCCTGgtgcaatctagaaaagtaatgggttgaaattcacatgtctcatgaatttatatttcaaatctgaagatgaTACCATGAAAAATAAGACTCCTGCTAACATTTTTCTGAGACAATGTCTAGTCCCctccaccccccaaatatacaaaatatttacctactgtattgaagggttctacaaactTTTTTAGCCATTAAACATACCACTACAtagtttttttataattgtgaAACAATAGACAAAATTGTAGCCATCgtgtaagtgatttatttgagcactagaaagatACAGCTTTTTATACATCTGAAGTATACCTGTATGTCTATTGTGTATGAAATAATACCAGTTatacgttcatgtttaatatACCCTGCATAAAGTTGTTTTGTTCTGATGAGAAATAAAACCAAAAGCTGTTTGTGGTGTACCTTTAATCAGTGTCCTTGCAAATCTGCCCTgcggtaagcagataaacatcaaattttaattttttgttgaactatccatttaataatGCTGTCAGTTATAAAGCTACAAGCTGATTTAGATTTACTTTGCTGAAAATAAaccattcttattttttatttcagagaTGATTGAAAAAAACAAGAATGAAGAATTGAGAGAAGTTGAGGAGAAAAATCATGTTGAAACTGGACAAAAACCCTTGAGCTGCTCTCAAACCAAacagaaagatttaaagaaaataagAGCCAATAAATCTTTtacctgcactcagtgtggaaagagtttgaaAAACAAATTTAGTCTTGAGCGTCACAAGAGACTTCATATTGGAGGGAAACGGTTCACTTGTGATCAATGCGGGAAGAGTTTTGCACAATTGTCGCACCTTAATTATCACATAACCATCCACACTAGTGAAAAAACATACAAGTgctcacactgtgacaagagattcagtcattcGGAACACCTGAAAAcgcatgagaggatccacactggagagaaaccgtacaagtgttcacactgtgacaagagattcagctggtcaggaatcctgaaaaaacatgagaggattcacactggagagaaaccgcacacatgtgatcagtgcgggaagagtttcacactAAAAAGACAGCTTACAGAGCATATTAGAgatcatactggagagaaaccatttaCATGTGATCAACGTGGGATGAGTTTCATAAAATCAGCATATCTTAAGAAACACACGAAGATCCACACTAGTCCTAAACtttacacatgtgatcagtgcgggaaaaTGTTTTTGAGAGCTTCAGTCCTGAAGCAGCACCTGAGAGTTCATACAAAggagaaaccacattcatgtcatttgtgtggaaagcGCTTTCCATGTCTGCAATATTTGAAAGTACACCATAAAATACACactggtgtgagagagtacatgtgctttgagtgtgaaaagacttttactacagcaaactgtttaaaacggcatgagaggatccacactggagaaaaaccttacaagtgttcacactgtgaaaagagattcagtgattcagcaAATCagaaaagacatgagaggattcacactggagagaaaccttataactGCACTGCATGTGGGAAGTGTTTCAATAATTCATCTGCTTTAAACAGACATATAAAAAACAATCACAGTAAGTAGATCAACTTCAGATCTGATGCTGCCTtcacttaaaatgttaaaatgtgacACAATAATGAATTAAGCAAAAAATAATCTTGATAAATCTGTCATTACTAGTGATGACAAAGAAACATTTCCTAAAGTTTTCACAGTGAATAAAGTTCATCTTCAAAACCAGCAGATTCAACTTTGAGATTCATATAAACTCAAAGATAAAGTTCCTCTCCAAAGAACAATGTAAAAAAACAGTTAAGGTCATTGCATACTGAGTCCGAAATTTTGCATGCGTTTTTTCGTATTCGTGATTGAAAAATTTGTCACACACAGAGACCTTGCACACTGAATCCGATGCGTATTAATGACTGTGTTacgaaaataaacagaaaaacagtACAAAATGGCGTCTTCGAGTAGTAAGGatgattttttttgtcttctcttcttaaaaagagaaaaagaaagatgaaATATTGGGTCCATCCATTCCTGCGATCACGTAGAGAGGAAGGAGAGTTCCACCTCCTTATCAAGGAGCTGCGGGATTACCCAGACCGATTAAAAGTTTACTTAAGAATGTCAGTGGCTCAGTTTGATGTTTTGCTAGCGATACTGGAGCAACATATTAGAAAGAAGACGACCAGTTTCCGTGAATCAATTGATCCTGAACAGAGATTGGCAGTATGTCTAAAGTATGGACCCCCCCGCACGCACACACATGTACGGTTTACAGGGACATGGTGTGCTATAATTATAGCTGTTATGCaataatatttctatatataattgTAGGTATCTGAGCACTGGTGATTCATTCACCACCATTGCCAGGAGTTTTACCGTGGCTCCGAATTGTCAAAACGTCTCTCAAAAtgcgtttttatacagtctatggtttttatGGATGTAAAAAACGCAGAAAATGGAACCtgttccgatttttttttttttttgatggacaAGTTTCGTAGGCAGTGTGCAAGCGGGATTGACATCACGTGAGGTCGAATTTATTTTTTGACGTGCAAAAATTAGGGTTgagtatcgattgggttttatacgataccggtgccatttcgatacttttataaTGGTACCGTGGCTAAacagtgcctgaaccgatacttctatgaaaataaattaaaaaagcctGAAAGGATAACatttaagaacattaaaaagatttaaaataaatccatagtttTCACATCCTCCTTGCATGCTCTCATTTTtcaagcttcccttactctaaggctaataaatgtatttcatgatctgggtcattatttaatacaaaaccacacataatgtttctactgtatctctgtcaatcactctgatatttagttaaaatgagtgctgtctgtcactctcTTTAATCAGTCCTGTGTttgactgtatggtcattctttataaagtagcaacaatatTGTTTGTAAAGTACAATcttactgtgcgttcacaccagacgcgacaTGCCATATAATATCGCGCTGTAGTTGGACGCTTGAAAATGTTGAGTTTATTCGCTTCATTCACACATGAAATTAACTTCAtaacagacgcgaattcgcgtcatcgaaggggcttctgccagttgagttcacgcagcattgtgatttcagccACCATTTTTTCGGataattttcacaatattactgttatcgtgtcatgaaatgtagttttaaaagaatttcaggtgagaatgtaattggtttaaactcaaatctgcggtttatttattataaaaatgtgtttcgccgatttctGAGATGATCAGCTcccatcagcgggagctcagtgatcatgtatcagCCAAGAGCatcctcacctcggctagaccttctgatatgtgccgctggctttgatgtctctttagtggctaaacataaaataattcattttgggtaaatctaacaggtaatcctTGGTATTTATTCAATTGAACTATTTCTTCCAAGCAAGATCCTTTTTTATTCCTGTTTCTGCAAAAGTATGAAGAAGTATCCTACAGCTTCGGGTATCCACATACAGCGACTATGACtttgtcctccattgttgtttcggATTTTCCCTCCGCTCGCTACGTCGTAATTACGTCACTACTAGAgcaagctcctgattggttaacgcagaATGAAATTTCACCAAAGCTCAGTCAACATGCACGTCAAAACGCCCGAAACACTCAATTCGCGCCGCAGGAtgtctattcgcgtctttgcattgacttaacatttaaATCACTCGCGCTTAATGCTTCATTCGCGCCTGGTGTGTAAAGCACTGAATTCTGCATTCTTATTTGGTTCGGTGCATACCAGTTCCATAAgtgggtttcggtacccaacccttgTGAAAATTTTGCATGGGAATTTCGGACTCAGTGTGAAAAGGCCTTAAGTCTTGTATATCAGTTTGCTCTcttatatattattctaatatattatattattcttatAATGCCATGTGGCTTTACAATTGAtcattatttgatttttttttttggtaaggaAATGGATATCTGTCAGCTTTTTATATATCTAAAGTATACCTCTATgtccattgtgtatgaaatgcatTGTATAAATAAACTTTGGATTTGCCTTTCATTAATAATTAActcaatatatatgtataacatTTGGCTACTATGGAAACTATAATGCTATTAAAATGCCACAGATTTTGCACatctgaaatagatgttgctcagtcagaacaaaaataaatacattataacatCATTCAGAGAATAACGCTGACAATATACAATacagatttaaaaacaaagccTTTTTTCTAAGATGCATGCATGGCTTTAAATTTGAATACAATTATGAGTAACATAGTAACAGAGGCTTGTATTGTAAAATTAGCTGTATATTCTAATCAATTTCAGATACTTATACCAGCTATAAGTTCATGTTTAATATCCCTTGCATAAAGTTGTTTTGTTCTGGTGAGAAATCAAAGCTGTTTTTGGTGTACCTTTTATCAGTGTCCTTGCAAATCTGCCCTGTGGTAAGCagataaattttcatttttgtttaactaTCCATTTAATAATGCTGACAGTTATAAAGCTACAAGCTGATTTATATTTACTTTACTGAAAATAAACCattcttattttcatttcagaGATGATTGAAAAAAACAAGAATGAAGAATTGAGAGAAGTTGAGGAGAAAAATCATGTTGAAACTGGAGAAAAACCCTTGAGTTGCTCTCAAACCAAACAGaaagttttaaagaaaataagaGCCAAGAAATCTTTtacctgcactcagtgtggaaagattTTGAAATGCAAATTTAATCTTGAGCGtcacatgagaattcatactggagagaaaccgttcaCTTGTGATCAATGCGGGAAGAGTTTCGCACAATTATCACACCTTAAGGATCACATaaacatccacactggagaaaaaacATACAAGTgctcacactgtgacaagagattcagtcggtcagGACACCTTAAAAGACATGAGAGGAACCACACTGAAGAGTGTTCACACTGTAAAAGGAGATTCAGTACTTTGGGACGCCTGAaatcacatgagaggatccacactggagagaaaccgtacaagtgttcacactgtgacaagagattcagtgggTCAGGAAtcctgaaaagacatgagaggattcacactggagagaaaccgtacaaaTGTGATCAGTGCGGGGAAATGTTTTTGAGAGCTTCAGTCCTGAAGCAGCACCTGAGTGTTCATACAAAggagaaaccacattcatgtcatttgtgtggaaagagCTTTCCATGTCTGCAATATTTGAAAGTACACCATAAAATACACactggtgtgagagagtacatgtgctttgtgtgtgaaaagacttttactacagcaaactgtttaaaacggcatgagaggatccacactggagaaaaaccttacaagtgttcacactgtgaaaagagattcagtgattcagcaAATCagaaaagacatgagaggattcacactggagagaaaccttatgaCTGCACTGCATGTGGGAAGTGTTTCAATAATTCATCTGCTTTAAACAGACATACAAAAAACTATCACTGTGAGTAGATCAACTTCAGATCTGATGTTGCCTTCTCTTCAAATGGGACACAATAATGAATTAAGCAAAAAATAATCTTGATAAATCTGTCATTACTAGTGATGACAAAGAAACATTTCCTAAAGTTTTCACAGTGAATAAAGTTAATCTTCAAAACCAGCAGATTCAACTTTGAGATTCATATAAACTCAAATATACAATTCCTCCCCAAAGAACAacgtcaaatatatttattggtaacaatttagaataatggtccattagttagaTCATGTTAACCAAAGTAGATAGCATCTATTAATCTTAGTtggttaattttaacatttactaatgctttattcaaatcaaaagttgtgcttgttaaatgcactgtgaattagcatgaacaaTGAATAAATCTATTTTCTTtaacgttaacaaagattaatacagtaataaatgtattgtttgttatttgttcatgttaattaatacatttattaactaactaatggaccattattttaaagtattaccGGTTTATTCTTGTATATCGGTTTGATTTCTTAGATGTTATTCTTATAATCCCATGTAGCTTTGCAACTGATCGttatttgctttttttgtaaGAAGGGATGGGTATCTCAGCTTTTTGTATATCTAAAGTATCCCTGTATGTTCTTACAACACAAACATGCTTCAGGTAAATGGTTTTATTAAGACTTTTTTAATGTTCCCCAAATCCAAATTTGAATACAATTAAGAGCAACATAGTAAATGAGGCTTGTATTGTAAAATTAGCTGTTCGTGTTTACTTGGACAGtattttctctacttcctgttggccttctgtagcaaattgtagctccgtgtagctgtttttattttatttttttctctagaatctttatcttactatcactctctgttttttaaagtggtaaaatataacttaattcacaccatatttctgatattatcgatcaatcttatcagattaactttgatcgttcactcttattttatttccgtgagtgcagtacacctgcaaagcgttagcactcgttagcttgtcattagcgttttcattcgaaactatcgctgttttcttttctcctctcactccagtttttcacaagttcatcaaacaaccgcagtaagaattttcatcaagcacggtgagtaatggcttctcctatcattgtttcttgcacctcttgccacatgtacagtttatctatctctgtcgctgatgagggattcacatgtgataaatgcagggagaTAGTTAGGCTGActgagaagatttcagaattagagacacgtatcc from Carassius carassius chromosome 1, fCarCar2.1, whole genome shotgun sequence includes:
- the LOC132127786 gene encoding zinc finger protein 678-like; translated protein: MIEKNKNEELREVEEKNHVETGQKPLSCSQTKQKDLKKIRANKSFTCTQCGKSLKNKFSLERHKRLHIGGKRFTCDQCGKSFAQLSHLNYHITIHTSEKTYKCSHCDKRFSHSEHLKTHERIHTGEKPYKCSHCDKRFSWSGILKKHERIHTGEKPHTCDQCGKSFTLKRQLTEHIRDHTGEKPFTCDQRGMSFIKSAYLKKHTKIHTSPKLYTCDQCGKMFLRASVLKQHLRVHTKEKPHSCHLCGKRFPCLQYLKVHHKIHTGVREYMCFECEKTFTTANCLKRHERIHTGEKPYKCSHCEKRFSDSANQKRHERIHTGEKPYNCTACGKCFNNSSALNRHIKNNHSK
- the LOC132105536 gene encoding zinc finger protein 79-like encodes the protein MIEKNKNEELREVEEKNHVETGEKPLSCSQTKQKVLKKIRAKKSFTCTQCGKILKCKFNLERHMRIHTGEKPFTCDQCGKSFAQLSHLKDHINIHTGEKTYKCSHCDKRFSRSGHLKRHERNHTEECSHCKRRFSTLGRLKSHERIHTGEKPYKCSHCDKRFSGSGILKRHERIHTGEKPYKCDQCGEMFLRASVLKQHLSVHTKEKPHSCHLCGKSFPCLQYLKVHHKIHTGVREYMCFVCEKTFTTANCLKRHERIHTGEKPYKCSHCEKRFSDSANQKRHERIHTGEKPYDCTACGKCFNNSSALNRHTKNYHCE